From a single Kryptolebias marmoratus isolate JLee-2015 linkage group LG17, ASM164957v2, whole genome shotgun sequence genomic region:
- the nbr1a gene encoding NBR1 autophagy cargo receptor a isoform X1 yields the protein MGLPVTIKVNFRGNVKRFLAQDLDKLEWESVEAWIKASFGINHFQVKYFDEDNEEICINSQDEYEEAIKSAEKQGNQLHMNVYKMKGQACGGPLKTEVKELKGDLRPAPPYPSRVKTVDKGTQVTPERETVPVKDNKGNKPEDEPPPMWFRLYMEKFKDEVVKEVVERMCNDFSGQCCTHKSSDGLQELSGACGGPVGPTPGPSTSNGSLGYTPNCSSCNKLTSEGAYKCSVCPSCILCEMCRHSHDPSHSLVRTKTPLSIPEHGMSGEFRFPRRGDRTVRKAERQRLKAERRQLRAEVKEIKKKLRLEKRGLQWSGPSTSGRANLTSMTSASIQVPAMSPPAASETASGPATVQGPISAPVPDPQASSPEGPGVSHTSLVPTMAALFLDENLPDGTRLEPGTKFIKYWKMKNSGTISWTSETKLVFMWGNLGLASEERREVPVPLLLPGQVGVVSVSFVAPVMEGTYTSHWRLAHCGCQFGPRVWCSIVVDPGNSRSAIGHQSKRLKEEEKEVRSRNSASAFTVDLPHEDYYFPSVDLLTAQDLLSFELLDINIVQELEKVPNNTPVDLTPCISPLPHDAPVLDKLAAPQIKEEDASAVRKPFGVKVRQQEVLESVAQEEEKEEEISGAQFLCETVIRSLTLEEAPDHRPLRRAQHGSHKLRVVSRGPGFCSEKTEAEKTQKKQVKNEQMGSDRVESLAAPVNSNLNQIIQKEEETRPVVLLEPEKENLHITLQDESEDKEGLQKEEGGAGGAGGEDWDEVSSQTSSVSSSDEYIIVLPDCFDTSRPLGESMYSSAMSQPDAAAAAAGTSTDLDPSPEEEEEEKEEACDFEPCREAPLTDRKEETIAVEELLATWPPRVSPVHSSVNQMLCASQTLDAVTLTPEVVSLPVAPQPLHPPPTLYSPRSEALYLAEDPSPPACDPYEPHQPRVHLNVSSGLSRSAGSASSAFETYNPRPSKALQPSRGQGGITEGFVKGALSVAASAYKALFTGPNCSIQRGIDPATRQDPSMMAMLLEMGFKDQRLNQQLLRKHNYSLLHTVNELVQMAEESQNEAADALH from the exons ATGGGGCTCCCCGTTACTATCAAAGTCAACTTCCGTGGCAACGTGAAGAGGTTCCTGGCTCAGGATTTGGACAAACTGGAGTGGGAGTCCGTGGAAGCCTGG ATCAAAGCCTCTTTTGGGATCAACCACTTTCAAGTTAAATACTTTGATGAAGACAATGAGGAG atttgcATAAACAGTCAAG atgagTATGAAGAAGCCATCAAG AGTGCGGAGAAGCAGGGGAACCAGTTGCACATGAACGTGTACAAGATGAAAGGGCAGGCCTGCGGAGGCCCGCTGAAGACGGAGGTGAAGGAGCTTAAAGGAGACCTCCGCCCTGCTCCTCCTTACCCATCAAGAGTCAAAACGGTGGACAAAGGCACTCAGGTCACTCCAGAGCGTGaaact gtaCCAGTAAAAGACAACAAGGGGAACAAACCTGAAGACGAGCCTCCGCCCATGTGGTTCAGGTTGTACATGGAGAAG TTTAAGGATGAAGTCGTAAAGGAGGTGGTGGAGAGGATGTGCAACGACTTCTCCGGCCAGTGTTGTACCCACAAATCCTCCGATGGGCTCCAGGAGCTCAGCGGGGCTTGTGGAGGTCCCGTGGGGCCCACGCCGGGCCCCTCCACCTCCAATGGATCGCTCGGCTACACTCcgaactgcagcagctgcaacAAACTCACCTCTGAAGGGGCTTACAAATGCAG TGTGTGTCCATCCTGCATCCTGTGTGAGATGTGCAGACATAGCCATGATCCGAGTCACAGCCTCGTAAGAACCAAGACGCCTCTCTCCATCCCAGAGCATGGAATGTCAGGAGAGTTTAG GTTCCCGAGGCGAGGAGACAGAACTGTGCGCAAGGCCGAGAGACAGCGCCTCAAAGCTGAAAGAAGGCAGCTGAGAGCAGAAGTGAAGGAAATCAAGAAGAAACTGAGACTGGAGAAGAGGGGGCTGCAGTGGAGTGGACCCTCTACCTCAGGCAGAGCCAACTTGACAAGCATGACCTCGGCGTCCATCCAGGTCCCAGCCATGTCCCCCCCTGCCGCCTCAGAAACTGCCTCAGGGCCCGCCACAGTCCAGGGCCCCATCTCAGCCCCGGTCCCCGACCCCCAGGCCTCCAGTCCAGA GGGTCCCGGGGTCTCGCACACGTCCTTGGTGCCCACTATGGCCGCCTTGTTTCTGGATGAAAATCTGCCTGATGGCACCCGTCTGGAGCCTGGTACCAAGTTCATCAAATACTGGAAGATGAAGAACTCGGGCACAATCAGCTGGACCTCAGAGACTAAG CTAGTGTTCATGTGGGGGAACCTCGGCCTGGcgtcagaggagaggagggaggtgCCGGTGCCCCTGCTGCTTCCTGGACAAGTGGGAGTGGTCAGTGTGTCCTTTGTTGCTCCTGTCATGGAGGGAACGTACACCTCCCACTGGCGGCTGGCGCACTGCGGGTGTCAGTTCGGCCCGCGGGTCTGGTGCAGCATTGTGGTCGATCCCGGCAACAGCCGCAGCGCGATCGGGCACCAAAGCAAACGACTG aaagaggaggagaaggaggtaAGGTCCAGGAACAGTGCTTCTGCCTTCACTGTAGACCTCCCCCATGAAGACTACTACTTTCCATCAGTGGACCTGCTGACTGCACAG GATCTGCTGTCGTTTGAGCTGCTGGACATAAACATTGTGCAGGAGTTGGAAAAGGTTCCCAACAACACTCCTGTGG ACTTGACTCCCTGCATCTCGCCTCTCCCCCACGATGCACCTGTGCTGGACAAGCTCGCCGCCCCACAGATCAAAGAGGAGGACGCCTCCGCGGTCAGAAAACCCTTCG GAGTGAAAGTGAGGCAGCAGGAGGTGCTGGAGTCTGTCgcccaggaggaggagaaggaggaggagatcaGCGGAGCTCAGTTCCTCTGTGAGACGGTTATCCGCTCCCTGACGTTGGAGGAAGCCCCCGACCACAGGCCCCTTCGCAGAGCCCAGCACGGCAGCCACAAACTGCGGG TTGTCTCCCGGGGGCCGGGCTTCTGTTCTGAGAAGACAGAGGCTGAGAAGACGCAGAAGAAACAAGTCAAAAACGAGCAGATGGGTTCTGACAGGGTGGAGAGTTTAGCAGCACCTGTGAACTCAAACCTCAACCAGATCAtccagaaggaggaggagacgagGCCAG TTGTTCTGCTGGAACCAGAGAAAGAAAACCTTCATATCACTTTACAAGATGAGAGCGAGGACAAAGAAGGTTTGCagaaagaggagggaggagcaggaggagccggagGAGAGGACTGGGATGAG gtcagcaGCCAGACGTCCTCGGTCTCCTCCAGCGATGAATACATCATCGTCCTCCCCGACTGCTTCGACACCAGCCGGCCTCTGGGGGAGTCCATGTACAGCTCGGCCATGTCGCAGCCCGACGCCGCCGCCGCGGCTGCCGGGACCTCCACCGATCTGGATCCCAGtcccgaggaggaggaggaggagaaggaggaggccTGCGACTTTGAGCCGTGCAGGGAGGCGCCgctgacagacaggaaggaggagaCGATCGCTGTGGAGGAGTTGCTGGCCACCTGGCCTCCACGCGTCTCTCCCGTCCACAGCAGCGTGAACCAGATGCTGTGTGCGTCGCAGACACTCGACGCTGTGACTCTGACCCCCGAGGTGGTGTCCCTGCCGGTCGCGCCTCAACCCCTGCATCCTCCACCCACCCTCTACTCACCCAG ATCTGAGGCGCTGTACCTGGCTGAGGATCCCAGTCCTCCTGCCTGCGACCCATACGAGCCGCACCAACCGCGAGTTCACCTAAACG TTTCATCTGGTCTGTCGAGGTCAGCAGGCTCAGCATCCAGTGCCTTTGAGACCTACAATCCGAGGCCGAGCAAAGCGCTGCAGCCAAG CAGGGGCCAAGGAGGCATCACGGAGGGATTCGTCAAAGGGGCCCTCTCAGTGGCGGCGTCTGCTTATAAAGCTCTCTTCACCGGACCGAACTGTTCCATACAG CGAGGCATCGACCCAGCCACCAGGCAGGACCCTTCCATGATGGCCATGCTGCTGGAGATGGGCTTCAAGGACCAGCGGCTCaaccagcagctgctgaggaAACACAATTACAGCCTGCTGCACACTGTGAACGAGCTGGTGCAGATGGCCGAGGAAAGCCAGAACGAAGCGGCCGACGCTCTGCACTGA
- the nbr1a gene encoding NBR1 autophagy cargo receptor a isoform X2: MGLPVTIKVNFRGNVKRFLAQDLDKLEWESVEAWIKASFGINHFQVKYFDEDNEEICINSQDEYEEAIKSAEKQGNQLHMNVYKMKGQACGGPLKTEVKELKGDLRPAPPYPSRVKTVDKGTQVTPERETVPVKDNKGNKPEDEPPPMWFRLYMEKFKDEVVKEVVERMCNDFSGQCCTHKSSDGLQELSGACGGPVGPTPGPSTSNGSLGYTPNCSSCNKLTSEGAYKCSVCPSCILCEMCRHSHDPSHSLVRTKTPLSIPEHGMSGEFRFPRRGDRTVRKAERQRLKAERRQLRAEVKEIKKKLRLEKRGLQWSGPSTSGRANLTSMTSASIQVPAMSPPAASETASGPATVQGPISAPVPDPQASSPEGPGVSHTSLVPTMAALFLDENLPDGTRLEPGTKFIKYWKMKNSGTISWTSETKLVFMWGNLGLASEERREVPVPLLLPGQVGVVSVSFVAPVMEGTYTSHWRLAHCGCQFGPRVWCSIVVDPGNSRSAIGHQSKRLKEEEKEVRSRNSASAFTVDLPHEDYYFPSVDLLTAQDLLSFELLDINIVQELEKVPNNTPVDLTPCISPLPHDAPVLDKLAAPQIKEEDASAVRKPFGVKVRQQEVLESVAQEEEKEEEISGAQFLCETVIRSLTLEEAPDHRPLRRAQHGSHKLRVVSRGPGFCSEKTEAEKTQKKQVKNEQMGSDRVESLAAPVNSNLNQIIQKEEETRPVVLLEPEKENLHITLQDESEDKEGLQKEEGGAGGAGGEDWDEVSSQTSSVSSSDEYIIVLPDCFDTSRPLGESMYSSAMSQPDAAAAAAGTSTDLDPSPEEEEEEKEEACDFEPCREAPLTDRKEETIAVEELLATWPPRVSPVHSSVNQMLCASQTLDAVTLTPEVVSLPVAPQPLHPPPTLYSPRSEALYLAEDPSPPACDPYEPHQPRVHLNVSSGLSRSAGSASSAFETYNPRPSKALQPRGQGGITEGFVKGALSVAASAYKALFTGPNCSIQRGIDPATRQDPSMMAMLLEMGFKDQRLNQQLLRKHNYSLLHTVNELVQMAEESQNEAADALH; encoded by the exons ATGGGGCTCCCCGTTACTATCAAAGTCAACTTCCGTGGCAACGTGAAGAGGTTCCTGGCTCAGGATTTGGACAAACTGGAGTGGGAGTCCGTGGAAGCCTGG ATCAAAGCCTCTTTTGGGATCAACCACTTTCAAGTTAAATACTTTGATGAAGACAATGAGGAG atttgcATAAACAGTCAAG atgagTATGAAGAAGCCATCAAG AGTGCGGAGAAGCAGGGGAACCAGTTGCACATGAACGTGTACAAGATGAAAGGGCAGGCCTGCGGAGGCCCGCTGAAGACGGAGGTGAAGGAGCTTAAAGGAGACCTCCGCCCTGCTCCTCCTTACCCATCAAGAGTCAAAACGGTGGACAAAGGCACTCAGGTCACTCCAGAGCGTGaaact gtaCCAGTAAAAGACAACAAGGGGAACAAACCTGAAGACGAGCCTCCGCCCATGTGGTTCAGGTTGTACATGGAGAAG TTTAAGGATGAAGTCGTAAAGGAGGTGGTGGAGAGGATGTGCAACGACTTCTCCGGCCAGTGTTGTACCCACAAATCCTCCGATGGGCTCCAGGAGCTCAGCGGGGCTTGTGGAGGTCCCGTGGGGCCCACGCCGGGCCCCTCCACCTCCAATGGATCGCTCGGCTACACTCcgaactgcagcagctgcaacAAACTCACCTCTGAAGGGGCTTACAAATGCAG TGTGTGTCCATCCTGCATCCTGTGTGAGATGTGCAGACATAGCCATGATCCGAGTCACAGCCTCGTAAGAACCAAGACGCCTCTCTCCATCCCAGAGCATGGAATGTCAGGAGAGTTTAG GTTCCCGAGGCGAGGAGACAGAACTGTGCGCAAGGCCGAGAGACAGCGCCTCAAAGCTGAAAGAAGGCAGCTGAGAGCAGAAGTGAAGGAAATCAAGAAGAAACTGAGACTGGAGAAGAGGGGGCTGCAGTGGAGTGGACCCTCTACCTCAGGCAGAGCCAACTTGACAAGCATGACCTCGGCGTCCATCCAGGTCCCAGCCATGTCCCCCCCTGCCGCCTCAGAAACTGCCTCAGGGCCCGCCACAGTCCAGGGCCCCATCTCAGCCCCGGTCCCCGACCCCCAGGCCTCCAGTCCAGA GGGTCCCGGGGTCTCGCACACGTCCTTGGTGCCCACTATGGCCGCCTTGTTTCTGGATGAAAATCTGCCTGATGGCACCCGTCTGGAGCCTGGTACCAAGTTCATCAAATACTGGAAGATGAAGAACTCGGGCACAATCAGCTGGACCTCAGAGACTAAG CTAGTGTTCATGTGGGGGAACCTCGGCCTGGcgtcagaggagaggagggaggtgCCGGTGCCCCTGCTGCTTCCTGGACAAGTGGGAGTGGTCAGTGTGTCCTTTGTTGCTCCTGTCATGGAGGGAACGTACACCTCCCACTGGCGGCTGGCGCACTGCGGGTGTCAGTTCGGCCCGCGGGTCTGGTGCAGCATTGTGGTCGATCCCGGCAACAGCCGCAGCGCGATCGGGCACCAAAGCAAACGACTG aaagaggaggagaaggaggtaAGGTCCAGGAACAGTGCTTCTGCCTTCACTGTAGACCTCCCCCATGAAGACTACTACTTTCCATCAGTGGACCTGCTGACTGCACAG GATCTGCTGTCGTTTGAGCTGCTGGACATAAACATTGTGCAGGAGTTGGAAAAGGTTCCCAACAACACTCCTGTGG ACTTGACTCCCTGCATCTCGCCTCTCCCCCACGATGCACCTGTGCTGGACAAGCTCGCCGCCCCACAGATCAAAGAGGAGGACGCCTCCGCGGTCAGAAAACCCTTCG GAGTGAAAGTGAGGCAGCAGGAGGTGCTGGAGTCTGTCgcccaggaggaggagaaggaggaggagatcaGCGGAGCTCAGTTCCTCTGTGAGACGGTTATCCGCTCCCTGACGTTGGAGGAAGCCCCCGACCACAGGCCCCTTCGCAGAGCCCAGCACGGCAGCCACAAACTGCGGG TTGTCTCCCGGGGGCCGGGCTTCTGTTCTGAGAAGACAGAGGCTGAGAAGACGCAGAAGAAACAAGTCAAAAACGAGCAGATGGGTTCTGACAGGGTGGAGAGTTTAGCAGCACCTGTGAACTCAAACCTCAACCAGATCAtccagaaggaggaggagacgagGCCAG TTGTTCTGCTGGAACCAGAGAAAGAAAACCTTCATATCACTTTACAAGATGAGAGCGAGGACAAAGAAGGTTTGCagaaagaggagggaggagcaggaggagccggagGAGAGGACTGGGATGAG gtcagcaGCCAGACGTCCTCGGTCTCCTCCAGCGATGAATACATCATCGTCCTCCCCGACTGCTTCGACACCAGCCGGCCTCTGGGGGAGTCCATGTACAGCTCGGCCATGTCGCAGCCCGACGCCGCCGCCGCGGCTGCCGGGACCTCCACCGATCTGGATCCCAGtcccgaggaggaggaggaggagaaggaggaggccTGCGACTTTGAGCCGTGCAGGGAGGCGCCgctgacagacaggaaggaggagaCGATCGCTGTGGAGGAGTTGCTGGCCACCTGGCCTCCACGCGTCTCTCCCGTCCACAGCAGCGTGAACCAGATGCTGTGTGCGTCGCAGACACTCGACGCTGTGACTCTGACCCCCGAGGTGGTGTCCCTGCCGGTCGCGCCTCAACCCCTGCATCCTCCACCCACCCTCTACTCACCCAG ATCTGAGGCGCTGTACCTGGCTGAGGATCCCAGTCCTCCTGCCTGCGACCCATACGAGCCGCACCAACCGCGAGTTCACCTAAACG TTTCATCTGGTCTGTCGAGGTCAGCAGGCTCAGCATCCAGTGCCTTTGAGACCTACAATCCGAGGCCGAGCAAAGCGCTGCAGCCAAG GGGCCAAGGAGGCATCACGGAGGGATTCGTCAAAGGGGCCCTCTCAGTGGCGGCGTCTGCTTATAAAGCTCTCTTCACCGGACCGAACTGTTCCATACAG CGAGGCATCGACCCAGCCACCAGGCAGGACCCTTCCATGATGGCCATGCTGCTGGAGATGGGCTTCAAGGACCAGCGGCTCaaccagcagctgctgaggaAACACAATTACAGCCTGCTGCACACTGTGAACGAGCTGGTGCAGATGGCCGAGGAAAGCCAGAACGAAGCGGCCGACGCTCTGCACTGA
- the nbr1a gene encoding NBR1 autophagy cargo receptor a isoform X3, translated as MGLPVTIKVNFRGNVKRFLAQDLDKLEWESVEAWIKASFGINHFQVKYFDEDNEEICINSQDEYEEAIKSAEKQGNQLHMNVYKMKGQACGGPLKTEVKELKGDLRPAPPYPSRVKTVDKGTQVTPERETVPVKDNKGNKPEDEPPPMWFRLYMEKFKDEVVKEVVERMCNDFSGQCCTHKSSDGLQELSGACGGPVGPTPGPSTSNGSLGYTPNCSSCNKLTSEGAYKCSVCPSCILCEMCRHSHDPSHSLVRTKTPLSIPEHGMSGEFRGPGVSHTSLVPTMAALFLDENLPDGTRLEPGTKFIKYWKMKNSGTISWTSETKLVFMWGNLGLASEERREVPVPLLLPGQVGVVSVSFVAPVMEGTYTSHWRLAHCGCQFGPRVWCSIVVDPGNSRSAIGHQSKRLKEEEKEVRSRNSASAFTVDLPHEDYYFPSVDLLTAQDLLSFELLDINIVQELEKVPNNTPVDLTPCISPLPHDAPVLDKLAAPQIKEEDASAVRKPFGVKVRQQEVLESVAQEEEKEEEISGAQFLCETVIRSLTLEEAPDHRPLRRAQHGSHKLRVVSRGPGFCSEKTEAEKTQKKQVKNEQMGSDRVESLAAPVNSNLNQIIQKEEETRPVVLLEPEKENLHITLQDESEDKEGLQKEEGGAGGAGGEDWDEVSSQTSSVSSSDEYIIVLPDCFDTSRPLGESMYSSAMSQPDAAAAAAGTSTDLDPSPEEEEEEKEEACDFEPCREAPLTDRKEETIAVEELLATWPPRVSPVHSSVNQMLCASQTLDAVTLTPEVVSLPVAPQPLHPPPTLYSPRSEALYLAEDPSPPACDPYEPHQPRVHLNVSSGLSRSAGSASSAFETYNPRPSKALQPSRGQGGITEGFVKGALSVAASAYKALFTGPNCSIQRGIDPATRQDPSMMAMLLEMGFKDQRLNQQLLRKHNYSLLHTVNELVQMAEESQNEAADALH; from the exons ATGGGGCTCCCCGTTACTATCAAAGTCAACTTCCGTGGCAACGTGAAGAGGTTCCTGGCTCAGGATTTGGACAAACTGGAGTGGGAGTCCGTGGAAGCCTGG ATCAAAGCCTCTTTTGGGATCAACCACTTTCAAGTTAAATACTTTGATGAAGACAATGAGGAG atttgcATAAACAGTCAAG atgagTATGAAGAAGCCATCAAG AGTGCGGAGAAGCAGGGGAACCAGTTGCACATGAACGTGTACAAGATGAAAGGGCAGGCCTGCGGAGGCCCGCTGAAGACGGAGGTGAAGGAGCTTAAAGGAGACCTCCGCCCTGCTCCTCCTTACCCATCAAGAGTCAAAACGGTGGACAAAGGCACTCAGGTCACTCCAGAGCGTGaaact gtaCCAGTAAAAGACAACAAGGGGAACAAACCTGAAGACGAGCCTCCGCCCATGTGGTTCAGGTTGTACATGGAGAAG TTTAAGGATGAAGTCGTAAAGGAGGTGGTGGAGAGGATGTGCAACGACTTCTCCGGCCAGTGTTGTACCCACAAATCCTCCGATGGGCTCCAGGAGCTCAGCGGGGCTTGTGGAGGTCCCGTGGGGCCCACGCCGGGCCCCTCCACCTCCAATGGATCGCTCGGCTACACTCcgaactgcagcagctgcaacAAACTCACCTCTGAAGGGGCTTACAAATGCAG TGTGTGTCCATCCTGCATCCTGTGTGAGATGTGCAGACATAGCCATGATCCGAGTCACAGCCTCGTAAGAACCAAGACGCCTCTCTCCATCCCAGAGCATGGAATGTCAGGAGAGTTTAG GGGTCCCGGGGTCTCGCACACGTCCTTGGTGCCCACTATGGCCGCCTTGTTTCTGGATGAAAATCTGCCTGATGGCACCCGTCTGGAGCCTGGTACCAAGTTCATCAAATACTGGAAGATGAAGAACTCGGGCACAATCAGCTGGACCTCAGAGACTAAG CTAGTGTTCATGTGGGGGAACCTCGGCCTGGcgtcagaggagaggagggaggtgCCGGTGCCCCTGCTGCTTCCTGGACAAGTGGGAGTGGTCAGTGTGTCCTTTGTTGCTCCTGTCATGGAGGGAACGTACACCTCCCACTGGCGGCTGGCGCACTGCGGGTGTCAGTTCGGCCCGCGGGTCTGGTGCAGCATTGTGGTCGATCCCGGCAACAGCCGCAGCGCGATCGGGCACCAAAGCAAACGACTG aaagaggaggagaaggaggtaAGGTCCAGGAACAGTGCTTCTGCCTTCACTGTAGACCTCCCCCATGAAGACTACTACTTTCCATCAGTGGACCTGCTGACTGCACAG GATCTGCTGTCGTTTGAGCTGCTGGACATAAACATTGTGCAGGAGTTGGAAAAGGTTCCCAACAACACTCCTGTGG ACTTGACTCCCTGCATCTCGCCTCTCCCCCACGATGCACCTGTGCTGGACAAGCTCGCCGCCCCACAGATCAAAGAGGAGGACGCCTCCGCGGTCAGAAAACCCTTCG GAGTGAAAGTGAGGCAGCAGGAGGTGCTGGAGTCTGTCgcccaggaggaggagaaggaggaggagatcaGCGGAGCTCAGTTCCTCTGTGAGACGGTTATCCGCTCCCTGACGTTGGAGGAAGCCCCCGACCACAGGCCCCTTCGCAGAGCCCAGCACGGCAGCCACAAACTGCGGG TTGTCTCCCGGGGGCCGGGCTTCTGTTCTGAGAAGACAGAGGCTGAGAAGACGCAGAAGAAACAAGTCAAAAACGAGCAGATGGGTTCTGACAGGGTGGAGAGTTTAGCAGCACCTGTGAACTCAAACCTCAACCAGATCAtccagaaggaggaggagacgagGCCAG TTGTTCTGCTGGAACCAGAGAAAGAAAACCTTCATATCACTTTACAAGATGAGAGCGAGGACAAAGAAGGTTTGCagaaagaggagggaggagcaggaggagccggagGAGAGGACTGGGATGAG gtcagcaGCCAGACGTCCTCGGTCTCCTCCAGCGATGAATACATCATCGTCCTCCCCGACTGCTTCGACACCAGCCGGCCTCTGGGGGAGTCCATGTACAGCTCGGCCATGTCGCAGCCCGACGCCGCCGCCGCGGCTGCCGGGACCTCCACCGATCTGGATCCCAGtcccgaggaggaggaggaggagaaggaggaggccTGCGACTTTGAGCCGTGCAGGGAGGCGCCgctgacagacaggaaggaggagaCGATCGCTGTGGAGGAGTTGCTGGCCACCTGGCCTCCACGCGTCTCTCCCGTCCACAGCAGCGTGAACCAGATGCTGTGTGCGTCGCAGACACTCGACGCTGTGACTCTGACCCCCGAGGTGGTGTCCCTGCCGGTCGCGCCTCAACCCCTGCATCCTCCACCCACCCTCTACTCACCCAG ATCTGAGGCGCTGTACCTGGCTGAGGATCCCAGTCCTCCTGCCTGCGACCCATACGAGCCGCACCAACCGCGAGTTCACCTAAACG TTTCATCTGGTCTGTCGAGGTCAGCAGGCTCAGCATCCAGTGCCTTTGAGACCTACAATCCGAGGCCGAGCAAAGCGCTGCAGCCAAG CAGGGGCCAAGGAGGCATCACGGAGGGATTCGTCAAAGGGGCCCTCTCAGTGGCGGCGTCTGCTTATAAAGCTCTCTTCACCGGACCGAACTGTTCCATACAG CGAGGCATCGACCCAGCCACCAGGCAGGACCCTTCCATGATGGCCATGCTGCTGGAGATGGGCTTCAAGGACCAGCGGCTCaaccagcagctgctgaggaAACACAATTACAGCCTGCTGCACACTGTGAACGAGCTGGTGCAGATGGCCGAGGAAAGCCAGAACGAAGCGGCCGACGCTCTGCACTGA